A single Gemmatimonadota bacterium DNA region contains:
- a CDS encoding TonB family protein, which yields MFNNLIESKPQKTRSLGSTIFSMVFHGLVITGSLIATKQVGEAVAEEVMQKVDFVEIKKDEPPPPDEPPPPPPDAVAAPPVAKGFQVLTAPINIPDVIPEIDLSKKLTNEDDFSGRGVAGGIAAGVVGGQAQTIQTDQPYFDFQVEKPVAPVPGTGVPRYPDILRSAGVEGEVLAQFVVDTTGRVELNTYKTIRKSHDLFEAALRSALPNMRFLPAEVGGRKVKQLVQQPFVFALQK from the coding sequence GTGTTCAACAACCTGATCGAGTCGAAGCCGCAGAAGACGCGCTCGCTGGGCTCGACGATCTTCTCCATGGTCTTCCATGGCCTCGTGATCACCGGGTCGCTCATCGCGACCAAGCAGGTCGGTGAGGCGGTGGCGGAAGAGGTGATGCAGAAGGTCGATTTCGTCGAGATCAAGAAGGACGAGCCGCCTCCGCCGGATGAGCCGCCGCCGCCGCCGCCCGACGCGGTCGCCGCGCCGCCGGTGGCGAAGGGCTTCCAGGTGCTCACCGCGCCGATCAACATCCCGGACGTGATCCCGGAGATCGACCTGTCCAAGAAGCTCACGAACGAGGATGACTTCTCGGGTCGTGGCGTGGCGGGCGGCATCGCGGCGGGCGTGGTGGGTGGCCAGGCGCAGACCATCCAGACGGACCAGCCCTACTTCGACTTCCAGGTCGAGAAGCCGGTGGCGCCGGTCCCGGGCACGGGCGTGCCGCGCTACCCGGACATCCTCCGTTCCGCCGGCGTCGAGGGCGAGGTGCTCGCGCAGTTCGTCGTCGACACGACGGGCCGCGTGGAGCTCAACACCTACAAGACGATCCGCAAGTCCCATGACCTGTTCGAAGCGGCGCTGCGTAGTGCGCTGCCCAACATGCGCTTCCTGCCGGCCGAGGTCGGCGGACGCAAGGTGAAGCAGCTCGTCCAGCAGCCGTTCGTCTTCGCCCTCCAGAAGTAG